GGCAATGAACCTTGATTATTTAAGTTCGGTAATCGAAGGGGCCATTCGCAAGGACCCGATCCTGCAGCATGCGCGATTGAAGCATGCATCGGATAAACTGGTTATTTCCCTGCCTGGCGATGTGATGTTTGTGCCCGGCAGCGAAAAACTGGCCCAGCCTGCCCGCCAGGCCCTGTTTTTGCTGGGCGGGGTGTTGTCGAATATCGGCAACCGTGTCGGCGTGCAGGGCCACAGCGACCCGCGCCCGGTTAGCGGTCTAAGCCGCTATGCCTCTAACTGGGAATTGTCATTGGCCCGTGCGGCCGAAGTCGCAAACGAATTAAAAAAGTCCGGTTATCTGGATTACATAAATATTTACGGATTTGCGGCATCAAGATACGACGAACTGCCGCGGACCGATGATGAAGACAAGCGCTATGAAATGGCGCGTCGTGTAGACATTGTCATTGAACCCCACGGCGGGAGTGGTGTCGGAGGTTCATAAGGGATGCGATTTGGGTTAACGCGACTGTTGCTGGCTGTTGCCGTCGCGACTGCCGGTATGGTGGTCGCGGTGCAAACGGCGCCGGTTGCCTATGCCCAATCCGCCAATCCCGTGATCATCCGTTCCGGTGACCATGATGGTTATGGCCGCATCGTCATCCAGTGGGACCGCAAAACCGAATATACCGCCGAAATCATCGGCAATCAGCTGGTCGTCCGGTTTAACCAGCCACTGGTGGCATCACTACGCGGTGTCGTTGATCCCATCAGCGATTATGTCTCCGAAGCCTTCTTTGACCCCGATGGTCGCACGGTTGCCTTTGTGCTGCGCAATGATTTTGACGTGCGCGCCTTTAACGTTGGCAACAATGTGGTGCTTGATATCCTGGATAAGCAGGAACCCGCACCCGCGCCAGAACCAACCCCTGCGCCAACACCCACGCCAACGCCAGCTCCTGCAACAACACCTGCCCCTGCACCAACCCCAGCGCAGCCCGCCCCTACGGCAACGCCACCGGCTAGCGGCAATATGCCTGCACCGGCGGCAAAGCCCGCCACACCGGCACCTTCGCGCCCGGCACCTGCA
The window above is part of the Thalassospira marina genome. Proteins encoded here:
- a CDS encoding OmpA/MotB family protein is translated as MIDEPKREEPTGPPIWMLSLADLISLLLTFFVMLFAMSSVKVDRWDEVVDSLSQSIRPAPVDPTDEPTAQMNIPRVYRKPAMNLDYLSSVIEGAIRKDPILQHARLKHASDKLVISLPGDVMFVPGSEKLAQPARQALFLLGGVLSNIGNRVGVQGHSDPRPVSGLSRYASNWELSLARAAEVANELKKSGYLDYINIYGFAASRYDELPRTDDEDKRYEMARRVDIVIEPHGGSGVGGS